GCTGCACTGATAGACTGTTGAACCgtgagacacatttgacagaagtaccAACGGTAACAAAAATGATAGTCCCGAACCATTTTTCATGTTGTATTATTGGAAAAAGTCCAGAGGTTTCAGTATAGCGTGCAACACCCGTGTCTACTCTGGCCTTGGCACATGGGCTCCAGCCAACAGAGTGCAGGTAGGCTAGTCTACCCAATGAGATTACTGTGAGaatatttgtcaaacggcagtcaagcatcgatcaaaACCCCTTGAAATGTATTGTATCAGAAGATCACCATGCACTTTCAGCACAATGTGAAGTTCATCTGGAGTTCCCACTAGGCACAgatgtctattccacattggttcaatgtcgtttcattgaaatgatgtggaaataaCATTGAGTCAAccggtgtgtgcccagtgggttacttcatctgtagcctaataaactgcatggtttctcaagtcatagtgggaggaccaagcACCATATCATCGCATGACTCCCAAGTTTACTTCCATATGAATGTTATTAAAATTAGTATTTGTGCATAAAGGCATTTCCACCAGCATTTCTTGCATAATTAATTTTAGAGAAACAAAAAGATGCCACCGTGTCAAAAGAACAAGTTATCTATCCATATTTATAAAATTGAATTGTGCATAACAGTATGGTAACATGGTGTCAGTCACACTCCATTTCCTCccttttatttgttatttttaccTAGTCCCCTCACCTGGgttaaaaatgtaattaaacttaATTTCAGTTAGATGCAGTTGACCCCAACTTGGCATTGCTGAAAACAAAGCTGGTCTTATAGCAAAGTTAGTTGGTGTTAACTTTTTGTTGTGTCTGGTATTTAATatccctcttctttctccctaATCACAGCATTATCAGCATACCAGAGGTACTACAGCTTACAATCCGACTACTGGAAGGTGAGAAAATACTACTGACGGACACACTCTGAAAGCTTCCGCATGCTTTGGTTTCGGCTGGAGCCTATTCAAACTGAACAAATGTGCTCACAAACtcccttaacctctctgggatatgtgggatgctagcgtcccacctggccaaaagccagagaaaatacagagcgccaaattcaaatccaattactataaaaatcacaCTTTcgtgaaatcacacatgtaagataccaaattaaagctacacgtgttgtgaatccagccaacatgtcagatttcaaaaaggcttttcggcaaaagtaaacgatgctattatctgagagtagcacctccgtaaacaaagagagaaaccatatttcaaccctgcaggcgcgacacaacgcagaaataaaaatataaattatgccttacctttgacgagtttcttctgttggcactccaatatgtcccataaacatcacaaatggtccttttgttcgattcattccgtcgatatatatacaaaatgtccatttattttgcgcatttgattcagaaaaacaccggttccaacttgcgcaacgtgactacaaaatatctcaaaggtTACCTGTAAACGTTGCAAAGcctttcaaactacttttgtaatacaactgtaGGTATTTTTAAAAGTAAATAATCAATACAATTTGAGGACTGGATGATCTGTGTCACGCGCCTCTAACAGacagtacacttgaagtgaccctcgttttgaacagggctactttttcagtggaagcggtaggaactgcaagaaggtcccttagaaatctggattcccaatgaaaacccattgaagagtgacctaaaaaaaaacatctgaatGGTTTTTCccctgggtttcgcctgctacataacttctgttatactcacagacatgattcaaaccgttttagaaacttcagtgttttctatcaaaatctaCTAACAATATTAATGgattatcttctggggatgagtagcaggcagttgaatttgggcatgcatttcatctggacgtgaaaatactgccccctgtcaccaagaagttaacctcttgaagctagggggcactttttatttttggaaaaataacgttcccaaagtaaatggcctatttctcaggaccagatgctagaatatgcatataattgacagcttatgatagaaaacactataaagtttccaaaactaaaaatatggtctgtgagtataacagaattgatattgcaggcgaaagcctgagaaaaatccaatcaggaagtgactcttattttgaaagctctgtgttcctatgcatccctattaaccattgaaagggatatcaaccagattcctttttttatggcttccctaaggtgtctacagccttcAGACGTAGTGgcaggcctttattttgaagaatgagcatgaatgaccacattgcgtaagtggataggtgggggctctcagagtgagtctTGTGCAAAAGAGAGAGGCAGCAATTGttcctcccggtcctagtgaaaagccaactgtcccggttgatatattattgaatagatatttgaaaaacaccttgaggattgattataaaaaacgtttgccatgtttctgtcgatattatggagctaatttggaatttttgtctgcgttgtcgtgaccgctatttccggttgattcctgggcataacacaccaaactaacggaggtatttggatataaaaaatatctttatggaacaaaaggaacatttgctgtctaactgggagtctcgtgagtgaaaacatccgaagatcatcaaaggaaaacggttcatttgattgcttttctgattttcgtgaccaagcttcctgatgctaagtggacataatgctatgctaggctatcgataaacttacacaaatgcttgtattgctttcgctgtaaagcataatttcaaaatctgagacgacagggtgattaacaaaatgctaagctgtgtttcaaaatatttcatttgtgatttcatgaatatgaatattttctagtaatattttttgaggTTCAGAGGTTGCTTATGACAATTATCCCGGAGCCTGGAGGGGTAGTTCTAAGAGGTTAAAAGACCTTTGCTTGGAAAAAATAGAGAAGGCGACAATAGCTCTGTTTGTCCCTCTTTAGATGcagtagccagtatacacttcctcaaaatagtcagacgAAGCTAACTCAAGGTCTTTCATTTAATTTGGATGTTTTTGTCAGATCTTAGTCGTGTAATTTACAtataagatgtttggtgcagtgttTCTCAAGtgaaatgtgcatgaaaacgagtCGTCTATCCTTGATGacaaacacttaattgaagaatTCCTATAATTGACCAAAGATGGGCGAAGAGGCGTAGACTTTGGCTCAACTTCAGCTTGCCACAGAAAAAAATGTAGCGTGCACGAAAAGCTGAAACACCGTTGCCAAAGCTCACAATGAACAAACACGTCACAAAATGTCATCATaaaacagtggggcaaaaaagtatttagtcagccaccaattgtgcaagttctcccacttaaaaagatgagaggcctgtaattttcatcatagatacacttcaactatgacagacaaaatgagagagaaaaaatccagaaaatcacattgtaggatttttgattaatttatttgcaaattatggtggaaaataagtatttggtcacctacaaacaagcaagatttctggctctcacagacctgtaacgtaacttctttaagaggctcctctgtcctccactcgttacctgtattaatggcacctgtttgaacttgttatcagtataaaagacaccaagtgtacctatgatgaaaattacaggcctctctcatctttttaagtgggagaacttgcacaattggtggctgactaaatacttttttgccccactgtatatgaacaAACTGTTCCCAACAGTTTCTGATGGGGAAGCATGCGGACACCTTTACTCACACACTCACGCTCTTATCTGTGGAGCTCTTTATAGTAGTAATGTCTCCATTCTACTTCTACTGCAGATTATATTCTGCTCATGTTCATCCTCAACCTGCCAAGGTTAACCCATTCACATTGCACCGGCCGACCAACCAGACACAGGAAGTGTGTGTGGTTATGATTCAGGGTTTTGTCTGGAGGCACGCTGTGGGTTGTGGCTTTCAGATTAGACTCATTCTCTGCCGTTTTCTGTTTCAGTCGAAATCGTGGTGAGATGTGAGCATTTGGTAGGCCTACATGGTGATTCCATTTGAGCGCCGGCCAGCAGAGACGATCCCCAAAAGGCATCTGTAgtgctgtaaccagtcattgcaCAAAGAAAGACTTCTATTGCTTGTGGTTAAAATGAATGGTCCATAACTAATGACGACAGATTAAGACGGATGCTTTATAGAGTGGGTTTCTGGAAGGGCTCCTATACAGACGACATGTCTGGGCTGCTGCCATTTTGAAAGCGTTGTTTTTgtgtaggcgtgtgtgtgtgtggcctgtaaCTAATTAGTcttaatggtgctctgtgtgCATCTGCTTCTTCCAGAATGCTGCCTTCCTATATGGCCTGGGCATGGTCTACTTCCATTACAACGCCTTTCAGTGGTGAGTAGCTGTCTTGTACAACCTAAGTATGGAGGACTAGATTATGatggtgttataatgtgtgtgtgtgtggaaaaaaTGTGTATGGTTGACATGGTGACGCCATCACCAGTTGCTTCCCACATGGCACCTAATTTCATTTACTAGTGTACTAGTTTTGACCATGGCCCTGGTGGACAGTAGCGCATAATGTAATGAATAGGGATCCTGTTGTGAGAAATGCCAGAAGATCTagtttttaaattaattttttttttttttttacccccttttctccccaatttcgtggtatccaattgttcgctcatcgctacaactcccggaTGGGCTCAGGAGAGACTAAGGTCGAAAGccacgcgtcctccgaaacacaacccaaccaagccgcactgcttcttaacacagcgtgcatccaacccggaagccagccgcaccaatgtgtcggaggaaacaccatgcacctggcgaactggttagcatgcactgcgcccggcccgccacaggattcgctagtgcgcaatgagacaaggatatccctaacggcctaacccggacgacgctaggccaattgcgcgtcgccccatggacctcccggtcgcggccggctgcgacagtgcctgggctcgaacccagagtctctggtgattAAGACCACTgctccacccgggaggcccccgaAGATCTCCAGTTTTAATCACGTTGCGAAGAAACCAGGAAGATCTCCAGTTTTAATCACGCTGCGAAGATCTTCAATTTTATTCATGTGATATTCTCTCCTCTGGAGGGCTGTGGTCTCTGTTCAATACTGCAGCGCTGACTTCTCTTTCATCTTCTGAGTGGTGTCTCTCCCATTTCTAACTTGGAATATActtatccactcactcactcactcactctgtctgtctctatctcttctcctcccccagggCGATTAAAGCTTTCCAGGAGGTGCTCTACATCGACCCCAGTTTCTCACGAGCCAAGGAGATCCACCTGCGACTCGGCCTCATGTTTAAGGTCAACACCGACTACGAGTCAAGCCTAAAGgtactctgcctgcctctctcctccactaGTGGAGCCACCACAACATTTCCCACAGGACATCCAGGGAGGAACATTAGTGTAGAATGAATCTTTTTATTTTTATAGGTTGGCACCTTATTCTATTGATCAGGGATGGGCCACCAAAAATCTGAACTCATTATGGGGGTCTCAGTGGCTCGTGGGTCtgtgtacccacatccatacccacgcATGCAGCCAGGCCTTTTGGGGGATCCTACGCACAAAGTagttaatttcatgcaattctactcattttgtcaTTGGGCGGAAAGAAATGTTTAGCATTTTTTTATTTGAGtgagactaacaaaatcaatgggggactGTAAAGAGGACTTGCACAGTGTGCAATCTCTTCATCAGTTGCCCACTCCCTTGTTcgttctctcctgctctctaatTTAAGTGCAGTAAGTGACCAGGGGGAGAGGCAGCTTGCTGAAGAATTGATTTCCTTGTGTCTGAGTCTGACAGTCATGGAAAAGGAGTGTCTCAGTGCATGGGGATTCATGTATAGGAATTACCCTTTGCATTGTTCTTTTGTTTCTGTGTATTTCTTGTCCTTCAGTGGATGTTAATGCCTTGATATTCTGTTCTGTCGACAGCATTTCCAGCTGGCTTTGATTGACTCCAACCCCTGCACTTTGTCCAAAGCTGAAAGTAAGTAGTGTGAATAAAGCTAATTCGGTAATGCAAGTTTCCTTTTTTAAATATGCATGTGTACATGTTGATGTTCATTTGAGATTTAACTACAGAAATGTACTGGACAAATTGGCCAACTATGTTGTTTGAGAGTAGGGATGGGCATGCGTAATGGAGTACTCAAACTGAtgtctaaaaaatatatatatattttgcaacTCCACAAGGTGAGATACAGTGAAggggaaaagtatttgatcccctgctgattttgtacgtttgcccactgacaaagaaatgatcagtctataattttattggtaggtttatttgaacagtgagagacagaataacaacaaaaaaatccagaaaaacgcatgtcaaaaatgctataaattgatttgcattttaatgagggaaataagtatttgacccctctgcaaaacatgacttagtactttgtggcaaaacccttgttggcaatcagaggtcagacgtttcttgtagttggctaccaggtttgcacacatctcaggagagattttgtcccactcctctttgcagatcttctccaagtcattaaggtttcgaggctgacatttggcaactcgaaccttcagctccctccacagatgttCTATGGGaataaggtctggagactggctaggccactccaggaccttaatgtgagTCTTCTTGAGCCattcctttgttgccttggccgtgtgttttgggtcattgtcatgctggaatacccatccacgacccattttcaatgccctggctgagggaaggaggttctcacccaaaatttgacggtacatggccccgtccatcgtccctttgatgcggtgaagttgtcctgtccccttagcagaaaaacacccccaaagcataatgtttccacttccatgtttgacggtggggatggtgttcttggggtcataggcagcgttcctcctccaaacacggcaagttgagttgatgccaaatagctccattttggtctcatctgaccaaaacactttcacccagttgtcctctgaatcattcagatgttcattggcaaacttcagacgggcatgtatatgtgctttcttgagcagggggaccttgtgggcgctgcaggatttcagttcttcacggtgtagtgtgttaccaattgttttcttggtgactatggtcccagctgtcttgagatcattgacaagatcctcccatgtagttctgggctgattactcaccgttctcatgatcattgcaactccacaaggtgagatcttgcatggagccccaggccgagggagatggacagttcttttgtgtttcttccatttgcgaataattgcaccaactgttgtcaccttctcaccaatcTGCTTGGCGATGGttttgtagcccattccagccctgtgtaggtctacaatcttgtccatgacatccttggagagctctttggtcttggccacgatggagagtttggaatctgattgattgcttctgtggacaggtctTTTATATaggtaacaagctgagattaggagcactctcagagtgtgctcctaatctcagctcgttacctgtataaaatacacctgggagccagaaatctttctgattgagaggtttccctcattaaaatgcaaatcaatttataacatttatgacatgcgtttttctggatttttttgttgctattctgtcactgttcaaataaacctaccattaaaattatagactggtAATTTCtttcagtgggcaaacgtacaaaatcagcagggtatcaaatacttttttcccctcagtgtgtgtgtgtatatgtgtatgtgtatgtatgtgtatatgtatacatgtgtatatatatatatatacacgtatgtatgtatatgtgtgtatatgtatatagatatgtatatgtatatagatatgtatatgtgtgtgtgtgtatatatatatatatatatatatatatatatatatatatatatatatatatatatatatactgcaaaTCTATATTGTGAAATGTTTGTCTTGAAGACCATATTAATTTGCtttgactagtgttccatttgaaCATGTGCATTTGCAGGACACAGTGAAAATTGACCAAGCATCACAGTTCTGCTCACTAAATTCCCTTTCCCCTACATGTCTCTCATTCAATTGCGTACCGACCGCTTCCTCTACACACGCATTCTGTGTGCGCCAACAGAAATAAATGCCTATTAAAAACagtccattcagaaagtattcaaaccccttgacttcacattttgttacgttacagccttattctaaaatggattaaataaaaaaaaatcctcatctacacacactacccaataatgacaaagcgaaaactctgacagagttcaagagttcctctatggagatggaggaaccttccaaaaggacaaccatctctgcagcactccaggacCTAAGAcgggcgacggttcaccttccaacaggaaaatggccctaaccacacagccaagacaacgcaggagtgctGGCTTTTGTGGCTCGACCGGACCAGGTTGTGTTATGAAGCTAGCttcaataaggattaggcacaatagtggatgGTATAATTATGccctacttttattttgaagctAACCTCAaggtccactattgtggctaatccttattgtggctagcttcagaTAGATGGGTCTGACCAccatttaataaaataaaaactgttttttaagttagggttattttagatgatgacagctagctaactatatagctaggtaactagctactgaaacagatgtcgttttgctatgtttttggggaaggactttgtttgcatccatgagctagctatcTTTTTTTTATGATCAGCACTGTAGGTGCgcaagacaactttaccagcatcatagcatacgtatcgatgaatcgttgtaAACAAATGAAATACAAGGATTggtgtaataactacgtaaaaaaATGTATGAACGTGTTCAATTATTGTATGACGTGCAGTCATTTTCAGgtcctcaaatcaaattttatttgtcacatacacatggttagcagatgttaatgcgagtgtagcgtaaTGCTGATTGGTCAACACggttatttgacacgtcaaatagtgttatttgacgtatcttttttgacatgcaaagacctaaacggcgttccatagaaatcctggttgagaaggaaacgactgaacaacgaaacagcacagcaagtaagtgaaataaataggttttcattgttttactggtaatggggacatacgtaaatgccaacaaaataactttttggtcagtgtggtgtatgtgtgtgtaaccttttttatttaacttggcaagtcaatttgttcttaactatttacaatgacggcccggacgaccctgggccaattgtgcttcgccctatgggactcccaatcacacggtctaaggcacagcggtctaaggcactgcatttcagtgcaagaggcatcactacaatccctggttcgaatccagactaTCACATCcagcagtgattgggagtcccatagggcagcgcacaattggcccggggtaggacgtcattgtaaataagaatttgttcttaactgacatgcctggttaaataaaggttatacacATATGTCCatattaccagtaaaacataatgaaaacctatttctttcacttacttgctgtgctgtttcattctcaaccaggatttctattgAACGCCATTTGGGTCATTGCCTGTCAAAAAAAAATACacgtcaaataagcttgttgaccaatcaggacctgaatatgactgcacgtcacaaaGTAATTTAACTCAGTTATTACATATTGATTACtgtcactcgtatttcatatgtcacaac
This genomic stretch from Oncorhynchus nerka isolate Pitt River unplaced genomic scaffold, Oner_Uvic_2.0 unplaced_scaffold_1614, whole genome shotgun sequence harbors:
- the LOC135568433 gene encoding histone demethylase UTY-like, which translates into the protein MLWIDLYDIVFQFLPIFCDFAQLLKRSGTTGHNQQPDQLYAEEMSRCMRQMVAVRSYDSLILKAEGKVEPELFCQLGHFNLLLEEYAKALSAYQRYYSLQSDYWKNAAFLYGLGMVYFHYNAFQWAIKAFQEVLYIDPSFSRAKEIHLRLGLMFKVNTDYESSLKHFQLALIDSNPCTLSKAENLLQVIKVSRLTFGNSNLQLPPQMFYGNKVWRLARPLQDLNVSLLEPFLCCLGRVFWVIVMLEYPSTTHFQCPG